Proteins from one Theropithecus gelada isolate Dixy unplaced genomic scaffold, Tgel_1.0 HiC_scaffold_2959, whole genome shotgun sequence genomic window:
- the LOC112617637 gene encoding tubulin beta-4B chain-like: protein MREIVLSQTRRCGNQIHTKFWEVISDEQTIDSAGTSHGDRDLHLERLNVYYNEARCGRYLPRAVLVDPEPGTVDSVRSGPFGWVFRSDDIFSELWVRTG from the exons ATGAGGGAGATCGTGCTATCGCAGACCCGGCGGTGTGGGAACCAGATTCACACCAAG TTCTGGGAGGTGATCTCTGATGAACAAACCATCGATTCTGCTGGGACCTCCCACGGGGACAGGGACCTGCATCTGGAGCGCCTCAACGTATACTACAATGAGGCCAGGT GTGGCAGGTACCTGCCCCGCGCTGTGCTCGTGGATCCGGAGCCGGGCACCGTGGACTCTGTGCGCTCGGGGCCTTTCGGGTGGGTCTTCAGGTCGGACGACATCTTCAGTGAGCTGTGGGTGAGGACTGGG